One Babylonia areolata isolate BAREFJ2019XMU chromosome 20, ASM4173473v1, whole genome shotgun sequence DNA segment encodes these proteins:
- the LOC143294617 gene encoding galactosylceramide sulfotransferase-like — protein MERWDTPYGSNIHSCMASDFGLEFRPLKEDPSYLQSSIKYLSRVFHLVLLTEAYDESVVLLKRTLSWNLRDMLYVKFNVGERRRHHNFTQRQRSEFEKRRKEEFALYRHFRSVFYDKVRAEGDTFLEEVRVFKAMREKVESFCSDIVKSLKRQELRVEGTRFSERYRVSLEDCRLLLRESSKIRDTWFEKLMMERVRGWSEARRGT, from the coding sequence ATGGAACGATGGGACACCCCGTACGGTTCAAACATACACAGCTGCATGGCTTCCGACTTCGGACTGGAGTTTCGGCCCCTGAAAGAGGATCCAAGCTACCTACAGAGCTCCATCAAGTACCTGTCCCGGGTCTTCCACCTGGTCTTGCTGACGGAGGCCTATGACGAGTCCGTCGTCCTCCTCAAGAGGACCCTGTCCTGGAATCTGCGGGACATGCTTTACGTGAAATTCAACGTGGGTGAGAGGCGGCGACACCACAACTTCACACAACGCCAGAGAAGCGAGTTCGAGAAGCGCCGGAAAGAGGAGTTCGCCTTGTACAGACACTTCCGGTCTGTGTTTTACGACAAGGTCCGGGCAGAGGGCGACACGTTCCTTGAGGAGGTGAGGGTCTTCAAAGCCATGCGGGAAAAGGTGGAGTCCTTCTGCAGCGACATCGTCAAGTCCCTCAAGAGGCAGGAACTGAGGGTTGAAGGCACTAGGTTCAGCGAGAGGTACCGCGTGTCGCTGGAGGACTGTCGGTTGTTGCTCAGAGAGTCTTCGAAAATAAGGGACACCTGGTTTGAAAAGCTGATGATGGAAAGAGTCCGAGGCTGGAGTGAAGCTCGGCGTGGGACCTGA